The genomic DNA tagctatctcctactccaggggatcttcccgacccagggatcaaaccaaatgtctcctgcattgacaggcaagttctttaccactagcaccacctgggaatcctgggGCACTTGTTGAAAATTGCCCTCTTTATCCCCTTATGAGATTCAGTAGGTCTAGGAGGAGTCCGCCAggaatctatatttttaaacgGTATTTAGATTACTGGTCCCGgtgaaaatacacattttcaaGCTTATTAATCTCTCAGTCTTTATTGAGTTCGCATAGTGGGAGTCGGGCCTCCAGAGTAGATGTCCCTGCGACTTCTGCCTTGGGGGTGACCTGTCAGGTGTTCCGCTCCTTCCCCCACTACGTTGTCCGGATACTCAGCTCTGCTCCTTTCCACAAGCAGGCCCATTTCCTTTGGACTCGCTGATTTTACTGAGGTCCCAGGATTTCTACAGGCTTGGCCAATCGCTCTCCGCCCAAGCTATAACTCTCAAAAATCAGCACAGTCCAGAGCGCTAGAGGGAGAAACGGTTGGGGCCAGGgacaagaaagagagaagagtctGAGCTCTGGGATGAGTCTGTTCGCAGCTCTGTCTTTCTGAGTAAAACCTCAGAAGGGAGTCTGAAGGGCGTGGCCAACAGAACTCGGGCCGTAGCCCATCCCAGCCGGGCCCTGGTTTGGGAGGAGGAAGTGGGTGTGGAGACAGGGAGGGGTGTGGCTTAACAACTTACGCGACTCCTCTGGACCAATCCCAACCCGGGAGGAGAAGTTAACCCTCTACCTGGGCCCAGGTGCGTCCCGCTCGGCATCTCTCTGCTCCTCTGCGCACAGGATGGAAGGGGCCCGGGCGGCGTGGGGGGCGTCGAAGGAAGACCAAACCGGAGCCGAGTTCGAAATGGATTCCTTGGGAAACCAGGTCCCGGAGCTGGAGCAGCCGCAGGATCCCGCGGAGGAAAGACGCCCTGAGAGTCCTGAGAACAGCTTGAGTCTGGCCCCCGCCAAAGAGGCGGCGGGCGCGGGCCAGGACCTGTCGGGCGGGAAGATGCTGCCTTCGCCTCGCCCCGCGCCCCTGCGAGTGCTGCCACCCAGCCTGGGCTATGGCGCCTTCCGCCGCCAGGCGTCGACCGGCCCGGAGCCGCCGTCTCCGGACCCCGCCGCGGCCGAGCAGCCCCGGGACGGCGAGACGCCGGAGACCGAGCTGATACCCAAGGCAGCGCCGGGTGAGCCAGCTCCGGGCGCCTGGACCCCGGTGGAACTGCAGGTAGACGTGCGCGTGAAGTCTGTGGGCACGGCCGGCGGCAGCCGCGCGCCCTCGCCGGCGCCCTCCACGCGCTTCCTCACCGTCCCAGTGCCCGAGTCCCCGGGCTTCTCCCGCCACGCCTCCCCCGCGCACACCCTCCTGCGGCGGACCCCGTCCCCGGGAGGCACGTGGGGCCGCGGCACGCCGCCGGCCGCCGCCGGGACTGAGCGCGGCCTCGACGTCGAGGGCTGCGCCAGTCCCGCGGAGGGGCGCGCAGAGTCCTCGGGCTCCCCTATGTGCCGCTGCCGCTGCCGGGAGGACTCCGTGCTCCTGCCCCACGCCGAGCTGGACGGAGACAAGAAGATGTCCCGGATCATAAAGCGCGTAGGTAAGCGCGCGGGCGCCGGGAGCAGCGCTGCCCGGTAGGGGTTGAGCCACTGGGGCGGAGGAACCCCAACCCGGTCCCTCTGGCTTAGAGCCAATAACTTTAAGGTCTACGTAATTATCATTCAAATTGTTGgtagtaaaaaaataaagccactaTTCTCCCTCCCTGACCCTCTAAGAACTTAAGCGTTCCATCTTAGTGTGCGCAGCATCTTTGAGAAGTAGGGGTGGAAGGATTCCAGGCGCGAGGAAGGCTTTCAGGATCACGTGACGGTGGTGGCGACCGGGTAGAACAGCCTACTCCTGGCTCTGGCTGGCCGACCTCTCTAGGCCCAGgattcctctttccctcccataTATCAGGGATCACCTGGCCCCTAACACTCATCCATTCAGCAGCTACTGCGGGGGGGACAACAGGCCAgacggggcggggtgggggtggggcgtgcCCCGCGGCGTGGGGATTTGCAGGGAAGAAGAAAGATCCTAAATATAAAAATCCTGGACACAGAAGCAGAAGGGAGTGGTTGGTGAACTTGAGGGCATGGGAAAGCTTCCTTCAGCTAAGTCTTGAAAGCTTAAGGAGTTGCGGGTGGTAGCCTCCTCCTAGGTAGAAAGCCAACGGGAACAGGGACCCTATGGAGCTAGACACAGACACATTGCTAAAAGCTTGGCCAGCCGAGAGGAAGGACGGTTCAGCTGGACAGGCTGCAAATCCCGAGGGGCTCTATGCCAGAGGTGAGTAGGTTGTTCTTGGACAGTAGAGTTCAACGACTCTGATCACTCAGGAACTTGTGCAGAGTTGGGTGGGAGCACACTTTGTGCATGAGAAGTGTAGTCGATTTCtggagctgctgtaacaaactggCACAAACTTAGAGGCTTAAAATGGCACTAATTTATTATCTTGCAGTTCTGTAAGTCTGAAATCTGATGTAGGCTCAGTGGTCTAAAGTCCAGTTATCAACCCCCGTGATCCATTCTGGGGGCTTCAGGAGATGgttgtttccttgccttttctggtTTCTAAGGGTGATCGAGTTCCTTCGCTCATGGTCCTCTGTATATTCAAAACCAATGTCTGCTTGAAGCCTCCCACTGCCATCTTTGACTCTCCTGtccttctgtctccctcttccatttataaggacccttgtgattacattggacccACCCAGAAATCCATCTCAAGGTCAGCAGATAGGAAACCGTAATCCCCATGTACCTGTAACCTAACATATTCCCAGATCCCAGGGGTTAAGATGTGGACgtctttgctgctgtgctgtgtgtgctcaactgtgtctgacttgttgtcaccccatgaactgcagcccgccagacgcctctgtccatggaattttccaggcaagaatactggagtgcgttgccattcctcctccagaggatcttcccgacccaggggtcaaagctgcatcttctgcattggcaggtggattctttaccagcatctTTAAGGGGACGTTATTCTGTCTACCATAATGAGTCTATAGCTTTTTATGAGATTAATAatataagttgctcagtcatgtccgactctttatgacccgatggactgtagccttccaggctcctctgtccatggaattttccaggcaagaaccctggagtgggttgccattcccttctccatgggatcttcccgacccagggattgaaccagggtcttctgtgttgcaggcagattctttaccatctgaagggTGGGGTAACAAGGAAATGACTAAAAAGTGAGCTCTGACAACACTGTGGAGGAAGGTTGGGACAGGCATGAGGTTGAAGGAAGACAGACCTTAGGAGGTGATAGCAGTTGTTCAACCAGAGACGATGAAGGCCTGATCtgtggcaggggtgggagggagggcccAAGAGGTAGGATTAGTGAGCGAGGCCACTGTGCCCATGAAGATGCGCGAACAGGAGGAGTGGGGATACCCCCCAAGTTGCTGATCTGAGTAGCGGAGTGATGGATTCATTGGGTTATCCTTCCAGAGTGGAGAATGGGGAAAGAGGTGGGGAAGAAATAAGCAGGTGCATTTGGGAGTTCCAGGTAGTGATGTCATTTAAAGGAAGAAGAGTCAGAcgtccctgggagtccagtggttaagactccaagcccGACTACAGGGgtctcaggttcgatccctgacctgggaactaagatcctgcatgccatgcatcaccaaaaaacaaaaggaagaggagCCGGTCACAGACTGGGAAAGAAAAGTATAGGTGGTAGGGAGAGAATCAGGATACAAAGAAGCCGCAAAAGGAGAAAGTTTGAGGAAGATGTGGTCAGCAGTGTCCTGGGGAGAGGCAGACTCAGGGAGTGCTGCCACGTGGGAACAGAGCTCTGGGCATGAGGCAAGGAACCTGGGGGCGTGGGGACGAATTTTGAGGGTATAGGGGGAAGACAGCTAACAGAAAATACTGCAGGGTGCACACAGACACTGGTGCTTTGGGCTTGCTCTCTGGGAAGTGTGGGATCAAAGAACTGTAAGGTCCCCAGCACCTGCCTGAGGCTTGGTCTGAGGGAGGCTGCCTGGATGAGGAACTCTGCGTGTGGTTTCTGCCTGCTATGGCCTTTACCACGAGGGATCAAGCTAGTGACCTTAACAAGAGGGCACTCGAGGGTACAGGCTGGGGGACTTGCCCAGACCCCCAGCACAGTAATGCTGCCACCCCGCTGTTTCATGTCCCCTCCTTATGAACCTGAGAGGGTGGAAGCCACTGTGGAGAGATTTAGGGGACATCACTGCTTTGTCTCTTCACTGCTTTGGGGGGCAAATGTCCCAGAGGCGCTGGCCCCATGTAAACTGAAAAATCGAAGACTCAgggagggacttgcctggtggtccagtggctaagactccgagctcccaatgcagggagcctgggttcaatccctgggatcccacatgctgcaactaagacctggaacagtcaaattaataaatattaaaaaaaaaaaaaacacagactcaGGGAATGTTCTCTATGGCAGCATGCAGACCAGAAGTCACTTTTTGCAGACAGCCTAAAACTGGGGGGACAGCTGGATCCTCAGATGGAGAATATGCCCCCTTAGGTGCTGGTTTAGAGTCACCTCATCTGGTCCCAAGGCTGGTAGGTGTCTCTATTCTGTGCTCCACGGGCTCTTGTGCTGCCCAGCTTAGCATCCCTCTTGTGAGTGTCCTCAGGGTTCCCGAGCCCTGCGGGGCATGGCTGGTGACAGCCTACATTTCACCAAATCTCTGACACCTGGCAGTGCTCTGCGAATCAATACTCAATGAATGGCACTAACTTCAGAGTGTGAGCATGTGCCAGGAACGCTTCCTCCCCAGCCCTGTCGGGGCAGGAGAGCCGCAGCTGGATCTCAGTGGTTGTCTAACCCGCTGGTGCTGGTGGCATTGTGCTCAGCACGTCAGGGGTAGAGGATAGGAGGAAACagagccctgcccctgccctctggCAGTCCTTACTCTGGAGAAAACAAAAGGGCCTGGCAATCTGCAATGGCATggcggggggaggtgggggacatTCAGAGGAAGAATGTTCTCAGTGTCTGGAGGAAGTGGAGCCGAGAGAGTGGTGTCCAGCATGCTTGAGCTCAGCCAGAGGGACAGAGGCCACCGGCCAAAGTAGACTGACCTGCAGGTCTCTCAGTGGCAGGAGCCCTCTGAGTCCTCTGGCAAGCTTTGTATTTGGAAGtgtgtattttagtttttatgatGCCCCTCAGCTGCCCCAGGTGAATAAACTGTGAGTCCCCCCAAACTGGCTCTACCCCAGCTGTGGGATTTGGCTACAGGAGGAAGCAGGTAGTGTTTCAGTTGTGGGTTGGGAAAGGTAGTCAAAATATAGAGAATGACAATGGATGAGCTGTGATGAATAGCAGTACAGGGTGAGACATCAGAGATGTCAATACCAGATACAAAAAGGGAATCAGACGGTGGGTATATACAATGTAcgtagcttctttttttttttaatggaattggtcttttcaaaataatgaaatatttgccACAGACTTACTTCTGCTGTTCTAGACTCTGGGAAATATGACTGATTTCTTAATACCCTCACACCGATTATGTGACATTCCTGACCCACATCCCCAAGATCTGGGTAGGTCCAGGGCCCCCTGCAGCAAGATGTTTTTGCTCTGATTGATTTCACACCGGAGTTGTGGCCGAGGTCCCATCCTGAGTGCTCAGTGACTTCAGATGCGCGTGTCTTTCTGGGTGGAAAGCTGCTTATAACTATCGATGTCTGTGAGCAAGCACTGACTATGTTTTATTCTCCAAGTGTTCCCCTCTGGTCTCCCCAGTTAGTCTGTCTACAGGGTAGGATGTGACCTCTGAACACGTTCTATCTTTGAGTCCTTCCTCCCTCCTGGAGTGTCCCCTGTCTTCCTTTCCCCTCCACAGCCTCATTCCAGCCATCTGGTCCCCTGGTCCCTGAGCGGCTGACTGCTCACATTTGTCTAGTGCTCTGCAGCCTGCAAAGCACTCTTTGCCTGATGCTTCATCAGTGGTCTCCAGTGACCTGGAGCGAGAGAGCAGAGGCAGGTGTGAGTCCAACATTAAAATGGGACAACACCAAGAACACTTGAGGGGCCCTTGGAGTCAGGACTTGAACTTGAATTGGAGGGTCTGTTGAACTTTGAATCTAGCCCTGGGCCCTCTCTCCTGTGGAATTTTATCTCCTGGCATCTTTGCCTGTCCCATTAGCAACCTGAGCGCAGGCACCTTGCCCGCTCCTCTGTGTTGTTGGTGCCTTGCCTCTAGTGCACATCAGGTGCTCTGTTAATGGCTGTTAGCCACTTAACTCTCTCACTTGAAAAGAATCTCGTGTCTCCTAGTTATTTAAGAAGTGGAATATCTTCTAGCAGTTTTCTCCCAAATATGAAGTTTGGACCTAAATTGAATGGTGTTATGGGCCAAGGGGGTGGGTGCTGAGGTGGGTGTGATGCTCTTGTAGGATTCAGCATGGTCCTGAATTGTGATGACAccctaacctgtgtctcctggttgtcccctcccctcctcccagggctGCCCATGTACATGAGGTCCCTGCGCTGGGCCCTGGCAGTCATGGCCGTGCTCCTGGCGGTGTTGGCGGTGGCTGTTGTGGCCTTGGCCTCAAAAACAGGTGTGGAACTtcttccccaccctcacccctctcctccccatcccctttcctccctttcctcccctgcTCCACCAGCAGGGTGTCTAGTCCTTCCAGCTTCTTTGTGAAATTAGTAAAAGACATCCctagcaatccagtggttaggatttagccttccaacgcagggagtacaggttcagtccctggttgggtgGCTAAGCTCCCACCGCGACCAAAAACCccaaacatgaaacagaagtaatattgtaacaaatacaataaagacttttaaaaatgggccaaatcCAAAAAatcttttgaggaaaaaaaagaaaaagacaccccCCTGGGCAGATGCACAAAGATAGGGGGCTCAGTGAGCAAAGGTAAGGGATTAGAGCCCGTTccggatggatgatggatgaagCTTGTGCTTAAGCCTTCCCGGgacctgccccgccccgccccgccccgccgcccccgctCCTGCCCCAACCGGTGCTCGCCCTGCCCCCCCGTgctcgccccgcccccccccccgtgctcgccccgcccccccccgtgctcgccccgccccccaccccgtgcTCGCCCCGCCCCCACCGTGCTcgtttccctctccccttccaggCTCGCCAGCTCCATGTCTCCGCACCTGCCCCCTGATATTTGAACATCCATACCAACCCTGAGCTCTGTACAGTTTACCCTGTGCTCACCTCCGGTCTCCCTGTGTGCTGCAGGGATCAGATGCCGACCATGCCCCCAGGGCTGGATGTGGTCCGAGGGGCAGTGCTACTACCTCGCTGCCGAAGCCGAGGCCTGGGAGACCAGCCAGGCTTTCtgctcagcccaccaggctaccctacCCCTGCTGAGACACACTCAGGTGAGAAGTGGGtaggtgggcaggggaggggcatgAAAAGTACTGAAAGGAAGTATACTAATGGTTATCACTGGAGCCACAAgtgataatttttcttctttccagctTTTTGGAATGTTCTAGGTGTTCCACAAATAGTGTGCTCTAGAAGTAGGGGGAAATGGTAGAGGAATGGTAGCCCAAGAGATCAGAATATAATGGTTCCTGCCAGACCCAGCCTGGCTGGGTCTGCAAAGTGAAGGCCAGTGAGAACTTGCTGGGTCCCTAGAGAGTGCCTGGAGCTGATGGAGGGTGGAGGGTGAACTGGGCAAGGACTTAGCAGCCCATCTCCTGAGACCCACTCAGCACAGCAAGTGTCATCAGAAAACTGGTGAAGCAAAAGGTCCCTGCTCTCTGGCCTCACATCAGACAGGTTTGGTCCACAATGACTTTGGATGTCACCTGAACAAATGGCCTCCCGGTGACTGGGGTCCTCCAAGAGGGGAGATGGGCTGAACTATCCCAATTGCAAATGGatcttaaattcttttaaaacttaGCACATAGGATCAATCATTTGTGACACAAGTATATATAATCAGAAAATATATCACAAAGTTTCAATAAGCTTTTTTCAAAAAGGAACTTCCAAAATGCCCTTTGCAAAAAGACCAAAGTGAAGACTTGGGTCTCAAGCAGTTAAAATCCTGAATATCATGGTTGTGGAGTTCTAGAATTGTCCCGAGTTCTGGATGAGGGCCAGAAGCTGCAGGAGGCACCGAGGCGGAGGTGGGAAAGAGCGGCTGAGGACAGCCCGGCGGCTGGCAGAGGGGCTGGGCTGGTTGGCAAAGGCTGGGCTCACGAGTTGGGAGGCACAGACTCATGGGACACGCCAAAGTGCCAGTAGCACACACAGCCCAATGATACACACAGCTCCTCTTCCTCAAGAGTttaagaggaaaggagaaagtttcagtgcttcccaggtggcactagtggtaaagaacctgcctgccagtgcaggagacacaagattcacaggttcgatccctgggtcaggaagatcccctggaggagggcatggcaacgcactccagtattcttgcctggagaatcccatggacaggggagcctggcaggctacagtccacaggtttcaaagagacacaactgaggcaacttagcttGCACACATGTGCCATCAATCATTAGATTCACTAGCCACTGGTTTAAGATCAGCTGGGTTTCCCAGGGgtgaggaagttcagttcagttgctcagtcgtgtccaactctttgcgaccccatgaaccacagtatgccaggcctctctgtccatca from Bos mutus isolate GX-2022 chromosome 4, NWIPB_WYAK_1.1, whole genome shotgun sequence includes the following:
- the KLRG2 gene encoding killer cell lectin-like receptor subfamily G member 2, which produces MEGARAAWGASKEDQTGAEFEMDSLGNQVPELEQPQDPAEERRPESPENSLSLAPAKEAAGAGQDLSGGKMLPSPRPAPLRVLPPSLGYGAFRRQASTGPEPPSPDPAAAEQPRDGETPETELIPKAAPGEPAPGAWTPVELQVDVRVKSVGTAGGSRAPSPAPSTRFLTVPVPESPGFSRHASPAHTLLRRTPSPGGTWGRGTPPAAAGTERGLDVEGCASPAEGRAESSGSPMCRCRCREDSVLLPHAELDGDKKMSRIIKRVGLPMYMRSLRWALAVMAVLLAVLAVAVVALASKTGIRCRPCPQGWMWSEGQCYYLAAEAEAWETSQAFCSAHQATLPLLRHTQDFLSRHPVTKYSWVGARRGPQGWHWIDGTPLPPQLLPEEDQDQPDLECGCLEGGKLVASDCASPRPWVCAKGTK